The Solanum pennellii chromosome 4, SPENNV200 genomic interval GACATTCGATTCTTCGGTTCGATTTATCACGAATAccaaattgaaaaaatgaacttttgaaaaaataatccGGACATTGAATCGAAAATTCGAAGAACTGAATTACTTCAATTCAGTTcgatttttcaatatttatgtcCATTCCTAGCTAATCTCACAATACTAAAGAAAGAGGcaaatctaatatatatatatatagagagacaAATAGatttacatatataataaagtttCATATTAATAGTCGATCGAATAAATAAAGAACTTATGTATAAGGTGTTTGTGATGTTTATAATATgagatattttgaaaaaaaattatatgggaTTGGCTCAATATGAACATTATCGTTCTACATTAAAGAGTTACTCTTGGGATAGTTTTAGTATGGagagaaattattttaatcaaaccacaataatttgtttttattaatatgaatatgTCCCTTGAACTTTAGTGATTAGTTGTGTTTTGTacgaaagaaaatattattaaaaaatatttgtcaatttttttggttAGATTGATCATAttgttttttgaatttctttgtttttcaggaagaagaaaaatgaggaAATGACTTTTGtaatagaaatagaaaaaaaacaagttttatAAATGACATTTCAAATTTATTGTCTCATTTCCGAACCCATCCTATCTCAACCCCATATTTTATTAGATTACATATAAATGTTCTTGGAATAataactttttgttacttatcAATTAGTAAAATATAAGTAAGAAACACACttatttttcaagaagaagTTTGTTAGGAAAATATTCTCCTTACATCTTTTTATTACCCGTTGTATTGTAtggtattatattatattgttagtttaaataccatatttattttgattgtaaCTTAAATTTTATTGCATCGTATCGTCTAAATTCATCGttagaaaacaacaaaaaaactctcttttttttgtAACGATCAATTTGGTGTGATTGAATCATtatcttaatattttcttctcatttggtctttatttattaagtacatataattattttttaccttatctttttataatagttttatCCTCTACCCCCGTTTTTTAGGCTTTCATTAAATTATTGATGTGTGAcattatatatcaataataaataaaaaataatagaatttaTCCAAATATtacttattaaaataatataatataatatattatgaaacaatacGTGACGCTTACACGCCCTAGATCCAATTATCATCTCTTACTGTTCAATAACAATCCACTCCAACAgaattaacaaaagaaaagcCCAAAGATTAGGCCTATAATAAGATACAAGCTTTTGTAACAATAGCTTAGCTAGTTTTATACTAAAAAGGAAAGCccaatacaaaaaaaatgaacagCAAATGCAGTTTTCTACTTTATTAAGTtgtatattatttctttaattataatCCTACACAGTATTATCATGTGGTacattcttttatatatatatatatatatatatatatatagtttcatGGTCTAGCCAACTATCTTTAAACTTTtgcacaaatatataaataaagatattaccaataaaaaaacaataaggATTATTCAACAGTGAAATTTTCTCCGATGGTCTCATCTTTAGGGTAATTATTTAGTAAATGATCATTTTCTTATCTCTCGTAGTAGAGTAAAAATGCTATTAAATAAAAGAgtaactttcatatatagcaaacataaaaatcatatttgtatgttatagatatagtttgcataattgtgatctatagcaaatataaatatgtatatttcgctatacatataaaaaaaaattgatgaataatccTCTATACATATACTAACAAAAcagttgtataattcgctatacatgtACAAAAGAAAGTAGTtgtatacaaaagatcaattgtataagACTATAATCtgtgtatgtataaaacaaagaaagagagaaagacaaaaaaaaactgggtaagaaaatatttgtattgtataattataagtgtataggacgaagatatatgtatttgtatgtgtatatacaattttctctcgctttattcaaacagaaacataatttatacattttgtttctgtttgtataagtgagagaGGGGCGAGGGTGGAgcgcgagatttgggagaggggagaacgaaaatatatgtatatatattatatcctctcactttatacaaacataaacacattttatacatttgtgtttgtataaaaagtgagagaggcgagcgagactgcaACCAAACGAGAGTGGCAAGCGAAATTCCACCAAGGAGAGAGGCGAAAATAGCAATAACTTGCTATAGGGTATTAATAAAGTCAAAGTATatttatagcatttaatttgaattaataattttttattatatataatttttaaaaataaaacttggaTGGTTCTGTTTTGGGCCCAATAATATGAAGATAGCCCAACTTGGTGTCCAGGGAGTAGAATTTGGAATCTTTTCCCCTCCTTGGTCCTAACCTGTCCAAAAAAGCTACTCTTTCCGtttaaatttgtttgtcttGCTGCTCTTTTTAATCTAACTAAAACGACGCTCTTATCCTTTTTTGACCGACTTTTAAGTTTGAACTTTTAAGATCATAAGCTTAAAAGGATATTTCGGTGCATTCTACATATTTAACTACTATGAGATTCAAAGGACGTTCTCTACTTCCTTAAATTtcatatcaagtaaaaaatatacaaacaaattgaaacatggactgcaatattttattttattttttgagaaacttGTGTACTCGATGTTTACATCAAATTATCACGGTTAAAAACTGATGTGGACAGTGGAAGCTGTATGTGTTTATCTTACTTTCACCACAGGCCCACTAGTTTGTGTGGAAAGTCATGTATTATTCACCCTTAactttatctcttttttttttcctttgtggAACAAAGAACATCATGTGTCGACTGTAacaattcaaaaaaagaaaaagaaatggttCCATGTCGGAAAGAATCTACCATCTTGATCTTGACAAGCAGATTCACataaaaattgttctttttctCGAATTATATGTCTACTAGTTTAAATCTCGATTATTCTGTTCAATCACAAGATAAGAGTAAGATTTGTATACACGTTGAGAGATATTTAATGAATGATGGTGATTGCGCTACGTGTGAGGCATAACTCATACTGATACTGGGCGCCATTTGCATTCAAGTAATGCAATCATCATATTCAGAAagactattttttttctttctttaatgtTAACACAGAATAGAGGCAAAAAGCAAAATATTATTTGCAACTAAGATAAGGTCTAGCACAAAGCGTGCCCCCATAACAATAATCACTCATCATTCCCTTGTTTACACAAACAGCCCCACTGCAAAAGTTATATATTTGCCCATACTTTTCATAGCAACACTAATCATCACTGTCCAAAAAAACCATATAGAATTGAGTTTCAAACCTTGGGGTTGTACCCAAAGCGGCCAAGTGGTTTAGCCTTATAGATCGCGCTCTTTATACTGAGCTTGCCTAGTGTGGATTACCATCCGTttgcgggtttcccttgtcaagGGGAAAAGAAACTTGGGGGTTGTAGGGTGGGGAATTGGGGAGGGTGAAACTATTCAACTACCTTCATTCATATAATAGAAGTACAGAGATTACAGTTGCTAATGAAAAGGCCTACATCATTTACCAGAAATGCAGATTGATAGAGATGATTCCACAAAGGGAATCTTAATTGAAACAAGAAGATATCCTGTGAATATATTTACAGATTGAGATAAGACTTCTATAAAACCTCAAAATTCCTCAATCATCTGACACCTAGCTTACTATTTCACCTGGTTCTGTCAGCCTATTTATACCAACAAGACCTACATCTTAAGAAATTAGAGACAGATCCTAATAATTCATCTTCAATACAATGTTATTGACATTGCCACCATCTCGTGATTTATCCAAAGCAGCAACCTTAGCTCGGTAAGCTGCAGCAGCAGCGGCAGACACAGTAGTCTTTACCCTCTCTCCTTGAGAAAGCTCACACGCTTCACCAATTGAACTGAATCTTAGCTCAGCTGGAGGAATGAAACACTCTTCAGATAGGCCTGGAACATTGAATGCTACTTCCTCAATAGTCCATGCTTCTTCCATCCTGGTCTTCGTGTGACTCATAGCTGTTTCACCAAATCGGAAAAGGGTTACAACTGATCGTCCGGAATGAGCAATCATGATCCCCTCAACAGGTCTGTAATCATCAAGGAATGAATTGATTGTCGTTTCCCAATAAACAGCATCACCCCCATTTGTTTGGATTCGGGTCAAATGTGAGTCCTCCAGGTGCACAAGAAGTCCAGTTTTTTGGCTAAAATAGCCAAATAAGACATGCCTAATGATCTCGGCTGGTCCTTCACTCCTGGCTTTCAATGTATGTGGATCAGCACAAAGTTTGAGAATGAAGCAATCCTCACCGTTGATCTTCTTTTCTCCAGTACATTTTGCACTAGCAAACATGTTTGCAGTAGTTCTAGGATCAAGACCCTATAAGTAAGTTAAGGACATgggtcattttttaaaaattgaggaTCACCAAAAGAAAGTAAGCAAGCTGTATTAAAAAATGTACCTGAAGTGCTCGCCTCAATGGCCTAACTGGTCCCTTTGCAGCATGTGCACCGAGCCAAGGGGTATGCCTCCACACAAGTTTACCATTGCAACCAGCATGAACCTTACTGCTACCAAGCGCGAGCTCCACATACCACATGTCAGGGTTCATTTGCCATAGCACAAATCCCCCAGACTCAGCTGTCTTAGAAGAATTCCTGTTCTTTATTACCTTTGTAGCAGTCTCGATATCTGATGCCATCATCCTCACCTTTCCCATAGCATAAGCATTATACATAGTGTTTTGAAGTTTCTGTCCTCCAGAGGCTGCAGTATACTGCTGCAATATATACTGAGCTGACGAAGTCTCCTGCAAATTCATAGTAACACAGAGTCAATCAATCAATTACGCCTAAATCCAAAATATAAACTCATAGTGAAAGATAATTAATCAATTCGTAAAGAGATGTGAACTAACGACAAGGCAGAAAACTCAAACAAGGACCACCAACACAACACCATGTCCAATCATCCTTACATTGCCTTAAATGAAGACTTTGATAGTCCACCAACTAAAATACCATTAAGAGGCTACATCCAGATAGCCAATTCCAGCCcacaaaaacacaaaaatgataaattaaagaTGCCCAAATGGAGCCCATTCTTGATTTTGGACCTCAATGTGTATGTAGCAAGATTTATATAATAATCTTAAATCCTCCTTCCTTCTCTATCTAAAAGAATTTATGCTCACACATAGACTCTGTCAAAAGACATGGCACAACCAAAATCCCCATCATGCATTCAAACAGAAGCAAAGAGAACATCCAAACTTAGTAAACAGGGCAAAACGACAGGAAGTATAAACCAAAAGTCTCAATTTCACACAGTTATTAACTCAATGAAGtccaaaaaatatacttaatataGCAAAAAACTGAAAGAAACAATTTTTGTTGGAATCAAACAAAATTACAACCTACACTGACAACCCACCTTTGTCACATCTCAAACACCACTAATATTGCTCAAACACAACTAATATTGCTCAAACACAACTAATATTGCTCGAACACAACTAATATTGCtcgaactcttcaaaaatgtcaatggGTGCGTGCCCGATTCTCTAAAAGTAGTATATTTTTAGAGAATCCGACACTGGTCCGCCCAACTTAGCacacaacaaataaaaacataaaaaaaaagtaatcttTGAATCCAAAAAATTGTTACTAAAACTTACAATGGGAGTATCTTTGATGCTAAGATGAGGCAAAGGATCATTGTTGCTAACATGCACCGGTGCAAGTGGCGCACCCAAGACACCAAGCAGCAACCTCAGATCCGACCTCTGTAAACCCGACCCGGAAGTGGAAACCGAAGGTGCCCGACATAGCTGACCCTTCATCCACCACCTATCAGACTTTGAATCCCCAACTTCCGGCCCGTTCGGATCCGGACCTTCCATCAACGGCGACAATGTCTCCACACAGGGCCTTAAACTCCCCGATCTTGAAATATAAACTTCCGGTTGCGGCGCTTGATTCCCCTTCCTTCTCCGAAGCAAACCCGACCCAGACGGAGATGGGCTTCTTCCTCTTGACTTAGCCGGTGATAATCCTCTTACCACTTCATCTTTTAGTGCTGAGAAAAACCCTtgtttcttctccatttttggTGAACCCCAAGTTGAGAAATGAGCAGAAAAGACCCAAATCAAGAGTCTCAACTCTCAAGTGTGAAATGGTTGCAGAAAATGCAGAGAAGGTGTTTGCTAGTTGGTCTCACTGAAAAAGGCAAAACTAAATGCAGGCAGAAACAGAAGAAGGATAGAAAGGGTATAGTAAGGGTGGGGNNNNNNNNNNNNNNNNNNNNNNNNNNNNNNNNNNNNNNNNNNNNNNNNNNNNNNNNNNNNNNNNNNNNNNNNNNNNNNNNNNNNNNNNNNNNNNNNNNNNNNNNNNNNNNNNNNNNNNNNNNNNNNNNNNNNNNNNNNNNNNNNNNNNNNNNNNNNNNNNNNNNNNNNNNNNNNNNNNNNNNNNNNNNNNNNNNNNNNNNNNNNNNNNNNNNNNNNNNNNNNNNNNNNNNNNNNNNNNNNNNNNNNNNNNNNNNNNNNNNNNNNNNNNNNNNNNNNNNNNNNNNNNNNNNNNNNNNNNNNNNNNNNNNNNNNNNNNNNNNNNNNNNNNNNNNNNNNNNNNNNNNNNNNNNNNNNNNNNNNNNNNNNNNNNNNNNNNNNNNNNNNNNNNNNNNNNNNNNNNNNNNNNNNNNNNNNNNNNNNNNNNNNNNNNNNNNgggggtgggggtgggggtggggtaaagGGCATGCCGTTATGAAGAAGCAAAACATTTCCATGCTTTTGCGTTTATATAATATGTAAATCCTAATCTACTCATCATTCCCTAGATTTATTATgctaataacttttttttatgacaaataTACCCTTATgatattatctttttaaaaaaaaattaaaaaaaattacaactattaatttcttttctaaaaGAATAATACTCACCTAATAAAGTAGAATGGAAAATTTGactaaagaaaatgataaaCACAATATACAAAACATTCGGTATTAATAGggtctaaaaaaaatcaaatctcaAGAAATTGATTTAAcatataattgattaatttacgTAATTATTGAGTAAGGAAAAAATATCGTATGAATTGACATTTGTACTTTTAttgttctattgatgttattaaaTTAATGAGTTAGGACAtgtatttttacttcttttaccATCTACTATCAGACCATttgacatgttttttttttttacttagaTTTGACGCACTTGAGTCAAGAGTctccataaaataataataagatctGTTTatactttattcttttttagACCTCcacttaatttgatgatttcagtatgtaaatattgttgttgttgtatgaATAAACTCAACAAACAAGAGAAttgactttgtagtatttgataaagttatttttgattttatgtcattttatattaaaaatatctgAAAAATCTGACTATTCAATTTATAAGTGATCATACGAGATCAGTTTCATCGGTTACATGAAGGGAAATGTGATGGGTAAAAGTGTCATTTAGTGTAAGAAAGGTACATTGGGTGGGGTGAAATGTCAAGAAGCAAGGTAGGTGTATGTAAAAATAGAGGTATGAAAGAAGCAATTAGGCTCCAAAGATGAAAAAATTACAAGCAAAATATACTGTTTTTCtcacttttttcctttttattttttatttttttttattttcccctATTTgctttttccccctttttgttttcttgattataataattaagtaatataCAATCTGAGAAAATAGTTAATTGTAAATCCATATTACTGATTGCTCTTTGAAATGGTTAAGTGAACCCTACAAAAATGATgctataatgattttatttcttatttagaTCACCTAAATTAGGTTTGGGAATTTGagatttaaaattatgaattcagtaaaggaaaaaaaagttaagttattgggtttttaatgattttcttaaaataaatacagaatttaaataaaacctattattttttgttgttttaatatgtttatcttcctttcctttttaatccattcaaaaaaaagaatatcattttttttatttttgataattctttaattttaacttttatgtaTCATGATCACgaattaaatgatattttgatatattctaAGTAAATTTTGTTCAAgaccatacaaatcaaaaatatatctttttacctttttaaatttaatttcaagtCAAAActatacaaacaaataaatatcaTCGTAAcaaattacaattcatataaagtGAAAAACTATTTGATTTCTATGGTCAAACGTCTGCTAAATGTTATTATAATCAATATAAAAGGTGTGTTTAAAATGGAAGAAATATTtcgtaaaaaatatttttcatttttttcaatgtttaattggtctaaaatttaaaaataattttctctaaacataaattctttaaaaataaaataaaatatcttttattagaacaatttttttttaacacgtACTAAAcattaaattaagttaaattttttaacaCCAACACAAAACAACCCAAAATTATATACTAATTCCCATACTAACctttcatgatatatatatatatatatatatatattgaagtgGAGCAGCCGATGAGTTATAATCCTAACCCCAACTGATAGTGAAACGCCTTCCTCTATCTTTGTCTctttatgacatttatttttcttttatttattcttatgaTCATTGACTCTGTACGTTGAAGTCCGACTAAATTTACATTCAcgtcaaaaaattttattttagagtGAATTGTTTAACAATACTTACCAGTTACCGCTCTACAGTTTCAATTTCTatgtatatttgtatttgtactATAAAAAGTTAATGACTTGATGACTTGATTGTTAAAATATACAGTAAATAGGGATAATTGAAGAGTAGCTTCAAGTCTTATTCCATACTGCTAACGTATAAGTAGATAAATTGATGTAAAAGCTAAAATGATGCTGACAAATATCCAAACATGATCTTTTACGTATATTTGtagggaaaaaaaaaagagaacttaGAAGCTAAGTACTCTATTTTCATGAATGGTGTCCTTAATCTTCTAAGAAACATTTAATTATGATGACCAAAGGTTACAATTTTGTACAAGGGCTGCTTAGCTATAGTTTTGACAACTGGTTTGGTGAAATTCGATGATATTGACTGAAATCTTTGATACAGTCAGAAGGATATCACCCTTAAAAAAGCGTGTAATTGCTCATTGCTCAAGCGCTCTTGCGCTAAAGATGAATGAGACTAAGCAATTTATCGAAAGTGtgtgatataataatatatcgtAGAAGAGAATTCTTTCtcagagaaaagagaaaagtcTCCAGAGAAGCGGAAATGAGAAAGCCAACACAAATATTGGTGAGACCTAAAGGTTTCTCTGCAAGGTTCGTCCACAAAGGGTGAGCTAGAGCCTAAGATCAGGTCGAAAGACGTAATCGATGTATGTACAACATGTGAATATCCCTGTAGTATCAATTGTTGATCCCGAAGAACAAAACTATCTGAATCTATCAAAACGCTTATCCAAAGTACACATTAATTAAATAGcagttataaaaatttaaaatctctaaACTCAAAATTCTAACTCGATCTCCGACTTTTTGTAACTATTGTTATTCTTGGCTTctaatacaacaacaaaaaaaaggacCCCTTATGCCCATGTAGCAACTATCTTATTTGTTTCCCATTTGGATGACTAATTGACTAAAGATAAGATAGGTAACAACTTGATAtactagtatatttttttttgacaaatttgcCATAGGAATCAAAGTGGTTAGATAattctattttcaaaaaatttatgcGCCCATCGCGCCGGGTTGGCACCCCTCTTGGCCCTTATAGAATATTGtactataaaattataatatcatttaatacactttatttttttcctcttttcataaagttcattttcttcttcttgatatTTTCAATTAACAAATGTAAAAATTAGTGAGAATTTATGTCCTAAGAAGCTTATCTAATGAGCCtactattattaaaaataattgaattaggTTAACTTGGCTAGCCATGTGACGTTAATGAATGATGACTATGCAAAATGAGTATATTAGGCTGAAATCAATGCATGCTTTCAAGCAATTGGATGGACAATGACGATCACGCATGTAACTCATTATTACTTTCGATTAAgctgaaatttaaaatttataaatttaaaattttaatttatttaaaaataattaaggtttgaattaatttttaaaattgatccAATATATGCTATAAAAATAGTGTGAATGACATGGGATTTTTTTTGggaattaatatgaaaattcaaatgaaaataaattatcataCTACTTTCTGAAAAAATCCTCATGtaatacacaatttttttatagtGTCATATTGATTGTGGTATACATGCTACCATGGCACCGCTATCCGGAGTTAGAGATTGATTTACATTTTTTGAGTTCTTTATATTAAAAGCATCGACCTAACAACCTTCGTATGTcgattttatttgaaaaacaaaatgaaaactTCTAAAAATGAACATCgttaaatcaatttttgaattttttttttattagagaCTGCAGCTCCGCCCGTATGAGTGTGTCATGTTAATTTACAACCTacatctcaaaaaaaaaaaaaaaagttaaaatgacaACTTTTTATaagaacaaaacaaaagaaatttggTTCACACATTGTGTGTTGCATAGGTAAAGACTTTTAACGTgggcaaaaaaataaaacatgatgTGGTGTCATGAGAAATCATTAACATGAAAGGTTTTGTTTGTGATTAAAGTTAAGATTACTTTGTGTGTTTTTTTAGTGCACACCAACTGAGTCAATTTTGCCTGTTTAAATTTGTAATCCATTGAACCATCAATTTTGAATGATGAACTGAGAAgagaatctaaaaaaaaaaaagaaaactaagaagAGAAAACTTGAAgcatctattaaaaaaaattcatgttagAAATAAGACTTAATAAGTTATGAATGATGTTTTTTATGAAGTTAATTAGtctagattaaaaaaaaagagtaaaaagttatcaTTGATGATTGTCTCGAAATTGCTTCAACGGTGCTGACGAGGAATGaggtaaaaataatgaagacaCGAAAACACTGCAAAAAATCTGCTCATCTTTGACAACCAAGAAGAATTCTAAATAaactcatataattaatttagagttcaagttatcatataataattttattattattatttaaatattaattataagtaatatattttcaaaaataaatatttctaaaaatgagCTGGTGGTGTAATTTTTTCTGTCCACTGTCATAAGTTAATCTCCTATGTAATTCACTTTATTTGGCCTATTTAATTTCGAAAAATACTTATTTCTATCTGGTATTACTAATTagatatatgaaaaaactaatatatatatatatataacattaatttatttatttattttgacttcttcataatatatatatttgatactttaatttttattgatactttactttaatttttactgATGAAAAATTATAGCTCCATCAAAATTAATTCttaactttttatataatttaatattttaataaaaaattctgACTCTGTCAATATTTGAATCGAGAACGGAACATATATTTTAGTTTGTAGAAGTCAAAAGTCAGATAACTCAGAGATTGCGATTCTCAATCTTTAGTGGAATCAAGTGACGTGTACATTAACTCCAAATAAGAAAAGACCATCGCAGTTCACAACTTGAtactcattttttattatataaatttcatcatCTGATGCctatttcctattttattttt includes:
- the LOC107018196 gene encoding uncharacterized protein LOC107018196; the encoded protein is MEKKQGFFSALKDEVVRGLSPAKSRGRSPSPSGSGLLRRRKGNQAPQPEVYISRSGSLRPCVETLSPLMEGPDPNGPEVGDSKSDRWWMKGQLCRAPSVSTSGSGLQRSDLRLLLGVLGAPLAPVHVSNNDPLPHLSIKDTPIETSSAQYILQQYTAASGGQKLQNTMYNAYAMGKVRMMASDIETATKVIKNRNSSKTAESGGFVLWQMNPDMWYVELALGSSKVHAGCNGKLVWRHTPWLGAHAAKGPVRPLRRALQGLDPRTTANMFASAKCTGEKKINGEDCFILKLCADPHTLKARSEGPAEIIRHVLFGYFSQKTGLLVHLEDSHLTRIQTNGGDAVYWETTINSFLDDYRPVEGIMIAHSGRSVVTLFRFGETAMSHTKTRMEEAWTIEEVAFNVPGLSEECFIPPAELRFSSIGEACELSQGERVKTTVSAAAAAAYRAKVAALDKSRDGGNVNNIVLKMNY